The region AGTAACTGGAGCAAACAGCAGTTATTCTGCCATTGTTTCGTGGTCATGTGCTGGAAGTCATAGTCTGTTTTTGTATTCATTTATGATTATGTTGTTTTTACGGGGCACCAGCATCACACGTGTAAGAAAAATAATTTACGTTGTCACTGGGGCCCTTGGAACATTCTTTGTTAACATCCTAAGAATCCTAGCAATTCTTTTGGCAGGAGTAAACAGCGGAGCTTCCCTAGCAGCAACATTTCACGAGTTTTACGGTGAATTCTTTTTCATTGCTTGGATGTTCATTTACCTTACTGTCATATTTCTTTTTGAAACTCGGGTTATACCCAAGTTTAGTGGCGCACAAAAGAGTGACCAAACGCCTATATAGATGAATCACAGCCAGACCTGCCACACGCTAGAACATGACAGAAATCTCTGAAGAATCAAGCTATGTCGATTTGGTCTGTTTTGTTTCTGTTGCCCCTATTCTTTGCAGTGTACCCCACGTCATCTTTCTTCTTGAGAGTATGTCAAAGAGGGCTTTTATTTTGATAAAATTTCGCACTTCCTTGTAGCCCACCACAAACAATGGCGAATAAATTATCAGTTTCCAGTCTTCGTCATCCATCAATATCGCTAATAAACTGTAAGTGGCTTGAATCAGCACAAATACCCCCATCACAATCAGAACCTGTAGCGCGTACCCCGTCAACAATGCAATTGCAATTGCGACAAGTGAAACAACCGAAACGAAGGGAACAAAAATCATAGACAATACGATGTACTGAAAAGTCAAATTCCGCAGGTACCCGAACCGTGGATTGCCGAACACGTTTCCGTGCTTCTTAATTGTCTGAAAAGTTCCTCGGTTCCATCTTGTCCTCTGTTTTATGAAGTCCCTCCATGTGACTGGCGCCTCGGTGTACACATTTGCGTCACTTAGCGCCTGCACAACTCGTTGTGTCTTCAAAAGTTTGACTGTGATGTCGAAGTCTTCGGTTAGCGTGTCCCTGTCATAGAAACCTATCTCCTTTAGGGTTCTTTTTCTAAATGAAGCTAAAGGACCAGGAACCACAGGCACAACGCCAAAAATGTCGAAAACTCTCCGGTAAATGTTCTCGTTAACTATGTACTCAAGTGCTTGACATTTTGTAATCAAATTCGTCCTGTTCAAAACTTTCACGTTTCCAGCCACGGCACTAACCGATAGATCCTGAAAGCGGATGACAATCTTCTTGAGTGCACCTCTAGCGATCATGCTGTCGGCGTCACAGGTTATGATGATTTCTCCGTTCGCTATCAGTATGCCCGTATTCAAGGCACCAGATTTTCCGCCAGCTTTCTCGCGGTGGATAACTTTTATGCCCTTTGTTCGGTAGTTTGAGGCTAGCTGGTAAGTTTTGTCTGTTGACGCGTCGTCTACCACTATGACTTCCAGTTTTGGGTAATCTATTTCCAGAACGGCTTCGAGGCATCGTTCTATCACTTTTTCTTCGTTGTGTGCCGGAACTACTATTGTGACCATTGGCCAGCGTTGAATTGGACTCAGTTTCGTGTTTAGTTCTAGATGTCTATGGTATACGCTGAGTGGGAGTGCTAGGTAATTTGAGAAAAACTCAACCGTTAATGCTGTTGCCAAAAGTGCTGTTGCTATTGAAAGGTAGCCAAGATAAAGTGTCAAATACCCTACAATAACGGGGATTATGAGCACAGAAAGAACTGCCAACAGGGTAATGTGTCTTGAAGGTTTTCGGACTTCACTTTTGTGGGCTTGTCTCGCAGCCAACAGAAAATATGATGCGGCTACGGCTCCTAAAATTAAGCATATCCAAGCGATGTTGCCTGGTATGACCAAAGCTATTAAAACGAGTTCAAGCCCTAGCACAACAGCAGTTACTACTATTTTCTTGAAG is a window of Candidatus Bathyarchaeum sp. DNA encoding:
- a CDS encoding glycosyltransferase, whose translation is MDFKKIVVTAVVLGLELVLIALVIPGNIAWICLILGAVAASYFLLAARQAHKSEVRKPSRHITLLAVLSVLIIPVIVGYLTLYLGYLSIATALLATALTVEFFSNYLALPLSVYHRHLELNTKLSPIQRWPMVTIVVPAHNEEKVIERCLEAVLEIDYPKLEVIVVDDASTDKTYQLASNYRTKGIKVIHREKAGGKSGALNTGILIANGEIIITCDADSMIARGALKKIVIRFQDLSVSAVAGNVKVLNRTNLITKCQALEYIVNENIYRRVFDIFGVVPVVPGPLASFRKRTLKEIGFYDRDTLTEDFDITVKLLKTQRVVQALSDANVYTEAPVTWRDFIKQRTRWNRGTFQTIKKHGNVFGNPRFGYLRNLTFQYIVLSMIFVPFVSVVSLVAIAIALLTGYALQVLIVMGVFVLIQATYSLLAILMDDEDWKLIIYSPLFVVGYKEVRNFIKIKALFDILSRRKMTWGTLQRIGATETKQTKST